A window of Elusimicrobiota bacterium contains these coding sequences:
- a CDS encoding Zn-dependent oligopeptidase: MRTCVIIAALILRAPSLHAAAAPSPLDFGLTADQVGKACRQAKARAEDRLKALATVARPAFANTFVTFSDVLADLQDETAAPMFLGQVAVDKAVRDAGLACDTDISKYLVDVFSREDLFKPLQAAADRGELLPPEETRLAEKTLLDFKRSGLGLPPADRETLKAMRQKIVELSNDFTKEVSETKDTALFTEAQVAGLPADMLKRLPKEGGKYKVSLDYPDYFPFMENAQDPQARRILETKFDSRGGEANKKRLAEILKLRDSAAKFLGYKNHAEYVLEERMAGDPDTVLNFLSGLREKLYRKGRPELQALLALKKQVEGAKSDGVLHAWDWRYYHNQLMKKRYQVDKEQIKAYFPTDLVVEQMLQIYQEVLGLTFSEVAPARAWHPDVKQFEISDSRTGVKLAQFYMDLYPREGKYKHAAAFTLLQGRELPDGSYEKPVSAIVANFDKPTAEKPSTIPHSEVETLFHEFGHIMHQTLTRAKYQRFSGSSVARDFVESPSQMFQNWVWKEEVLNRVSGFYQDRSKKLPKALIAKLLAAKNADSGLVYLRQNFFATYDMTLHTAAELPDTTALYGKLMKEVSLIPMSAQTTPEASFTHLMGYDAGYYGYLWSEVYALDGFSRFVKEGLLSEKVGREYRREVLEKGGSREEAVSLRAFLGREPNDEAFLKNIGIASPPAKKS; the protein is encoded by the coding sequence ATGCGCACTTGCGTCATCATAGCCGCCCTCATCCTCCGCGCCCCAAGCCTCCACGCCGCCGCGGCCCCCAGCCCGCTGGATTTCGGTCTCACGGCCGACCAGGTCGGCAAGGCCTGCCGGCAGGCCAAGGCGCGCGCCGAAGACCGCCTCAAGGCGCTGGCGACCGTAGCCCGGCCCGCCTTCGCCAACACCTTCGTCACTTTCTCGGACGTCCTGGCCGACCTCCAGGACGAGACCGCGGCGCCCATGTTCCTGGGCCAGGTGGCCGTGGACAAGGCCGTGCGCGACGCGGGCCTGGCCTGCGACACGGACATCTCCAAGTATCTCGTTGACGTCTTCAGCCGCGAGGACCTCTTCAAGCCCTTGCAGGCCGCCGCGGACCGCGGCGAGCTCCTGCCTCCCGAGGAAACGCGCCTCGCGGAGAAGACCTTGCTCGACTTCAAGCGCAGCGGCCTGGGCCTGCCGCCGGCCGACCGGGAGACGCTCAAGGCCATGCGCCAGAAGATCGTGGAGCTTTCCAATGACTTCACCAAGGAGGTCTCCGAGACCAAGGACACCGCGCTCTTCACCGAGGCTCAGGTAGCCGGGCTGCCCGCCGACATGCTCAAGCGCCTGCCCAAGGAGGGCGGCAAGTACAAGGTCTCTTTGGACTACCCTGACTATTTCCCCTTCATGGAGAACGCCCAGGACCCGCAGGCGCGCCGCATCCTGGAGACCAAATTCGACAGCCGCGGCGGCGAGGCCAACAAGAAGCGCCTGGCCGAGATCCTGAAGCTGCGCGACAGCGCGGCCAAGTTCCTGGGGTACAAGAACCACGCCGAATACGTGCTCGAAGAGCGCATGGCCGGCGATCCAGACACAGTCCTGAACTTCCTCTCCGGCCTGCGCGAGAAGCTCTACCGCAAGGGCCGCCCGGAGCTGCAGGCCCTGCTGGCGCTCAAGAAGCAGGTGGAGGGAGCCAAGTCGGACGGCGTCCTGCACGCCTGGGACTGGCGCTACTACCACAACCAGCTCATGAAGAAGCGCTACCAGGTGGACAAGGAGCAGATCAAGGCCTACTTCCCCACGGACCTGGTTGTCGAGCAGATGCTGCAGATCTACCAGGAGGTCCTGGGCCTGACCTTCTCCGAGGTCGCGCCGGCCCGGGCCTGGCATCCTGACGTCAAGCAGTTCGAGATCTCGGATTCCCGCACCGGGGTCAAGCTCGCGCAGTTCTACATGGACCTCTACCCGCGCGAGGGCAAGTACAAGCACGCGGCCGCTTTCACCTTGCTGCAGGGCCGTGAGCTGCCGGACGGCTCCTATGAGAAGCCCGTCAGCGCCATCGTGGCCAACTTCGACAAGCCCACCGCGGAGAAGCCTTCGACCATCCCGCACTCCGAGGTGGAGACCCTGTTCCACGAGTTCGGCCACATCATGCACCAGACCCTCACGCGAGCCAAGTACCAGCGCTTCTCCGGCAGCTCCGTGGCCCGCGACTTCGTCGAGTCCCCCTCCCAGATGTTCCAGAACTGGGTGTGGAAGGAAGAGGTCCTCAACCGCGTCTCCGGCTTCTACCAGGACCGGAGCAAGAAGCTGCCCAAGGCGCTCATCGCCAAGCTCCTGGCCGCCAAGAACGCGGACTCCGGCCTGGTCTACCTGCGCCAGAACTTCTTCGCCACCTATGACATGACCTTGCATACCGCTGCCGAGCTCCCGGACACCACGGCCCTCTACGGCAAGCTCATGAAGGAGGTCTCCCTGATCCCCATGAGCGCGCAGACCACTCCCGAGGCGAGCTTCACGCACCTCATGGGCTACGACGCGGGCTATTACGGCTACCTCTGGAGCGAGGTCTACGCCCTCGACGGCTTCTCGCGCTTCGTCAAGGAAGGCCTGCTCAGCGAGAAGGTCGGCCGGGAGTACCGCCGGGAGGTCCTGGAGAAAGGCGGCTCGCGAGAGGAGGCGGTCTCCTTGCGCGCATTCCTGGGCCGCGAGCCCAACGATGAGGCCTTCCTGAAGAACATCGGCATCGCGAGCCCCCCGGCCAAGAAGAGCTGA
- a CDS encoding TlpA disulfide reductase family protein: protein MRQALRAFLAAALAGLVLTCACARPAAEKPQPAPAVKLRLLQAPLAELDGWSGLRGKLVVVEFWATWCDSCVEEQPHLNALAEKFQGRPVQFLSVTADSESEVRKFLKTHRLAGWIGLDLDGAASEAFGVHGLPHTVILNAQGEVLGETYPELLTAERLEAMLAGAKS, encoded by the coding sequence ATGAGGCAGGCTCTCCGGGCTTTTCTGGCCGCTGCGCTGGCAGGGCTCGTGCTGACTTGCGCCTGCGCCAGGCCCGCAGCCGAGAAGCCCCAGCCCGCGCCCGCGGTCAAGCTCAGGCTGCTGCAGGCGCCGCTGGCCGAGTTGGACGGCTGGAGCGGCCTGCGGGGCAAGCTCGTGGTCGTGGAGTTCTGGGCCACCTGGTGCGACTCTTGCGTGGAGGAGCAGCCCCATCTCAACGCGCTGGCCGAGAAGTTTCAGGGCCGCCCCGTGCAGTTCCTGTCCGTGACCGCGGATTCCGAGAGCGAGGTACGGAAATTCCTCAAGACGCACCGTCTGGCGGGCTGGATCGGGCTGGACCTGGACGGCGCCGCTTCAGAGGCTTTCGGCGTGCACGGCCTGCCCCACACCGTGATCCTCAACGCCCAAGGCGAAGTCCTGGGCGAGACCTACCCTGAGCTGCTCACCGCGGAGCGGCTGGAAGCCATGCTCGCGGGCGCCAAGTCCTGA
- a CDS encoding OPT/YSL family transporter produces MTNQNPAHPGHEDHVPHVETMGEEFTELPDQEGPETKSKRTPEQIEAHWLKHVYRGDMPQLTWRAMLMGALLGAFMSLSNLYVGLKTGWGLGVAITACILSYAICQILQAVMPKMTEFTILENTCMQTAASSAGYSTGGTMTSAIAAYLIVTGHHIGWIPLTCWTIFLSGLGCFMSIPMKRQMINVEQLKFPSGIAAAEVLKSLHTKGRDATDKAKSLGIAGFLGAIVAWCRDSGKPFPFIIPGMWNLPWPIGGYPMSKLTLSFEPSTIMIAAGAIIGWKVGWSMLLGGIINYGVLAPKMAAIGAIDPKLGYREIVRWSTWTGASLMATSGLFMFALQWRTVLRALSGITDIFFPKATKAVDQLAGIEVPSSWFLTGLAVSGLGCMAVLNFSFGTSWWMGFVAVAMTFFLSIVACRATGETDTTPIGAMGKITQLMFGVLAPSNITTNLMTASVTAGAAGASADLLTSLKTGYILGANPRKQFLSQLIGVFAGLVVVVPAFYVLVPTAEVLGSDKWPAPSAQIWAAVARLLANGFEALHPTARWGLLIGALLGILIPTLERLFPKYHKFIPSAMGLGLAFVIPFYNVLSMFIGAAITTVLEVKKPALADKYVVTVASGFIAGESLLGVAIALLFATGILHG; encoded by the coding sequence ATGACCAATCAGAATCCTGCCCACCCGGGACACGAAGACCACGTCCCCCATGTGGAGACCATGGGCGAGGAGTTCACGGAGCTGCCGGATCAGGAGGGCCCCGAGACCAAGAGCAAGCGCACCCCGGAGCAGATCGAAGCGCACTGGCTCAAGCACGTCTATCGCGGCGACATGCCGCAACTCACCTGGCGGGCCATGCTCATGGGCGCCCTGCTGGGCGCCTTCATGTCCCTGTCCAACCTCTACGTGGGCCTCAAGACCGGCTGGGGCCTGGGCGTGGCCATCACGGCCTGCATCCTCTCCTACGCCATCTGCCAGATCCTGCAGGCCGTCATGCCGAAGATGACCGAGTTCACCATCCTGGAGAACACCTGCATGCAGACCGCGGCCTCATCCGCCGGCTACTCCACGGGCGGGACCATGACCTCGGCCATCGCGGCCTACCTCATCGTGACCGGCCACCACATCGGCTGGATCCCGCTGACCTGCTGGACCATCTTCCTATCGGGCCTGGGCTGCTTCATGTCCATCCCCATGAAGCGGCAGATGATCAACGTCGAGCAGCTCAAGTTCCCCAGCGGCATCGCCGCGGCCGAGGTCTTGAAGAGCCTGCACACCAAGGGCCGCGATGCCACGGACAAAGCCAAGTCCTTGGGCATCGCGGGGTTCCTTGGCGCCATCGTGGCCTGGTGCCGCGACTCGGGCAAGCCCTTCCCCTTCATCATCCCGGGCATGTGGAACCTGCCCTGGCCGATCGGCGGCTACCCGATGAGCAAGCTCACCCTCTCGTTCGAGCCTTCCACCATCATGATCGCGGCCGGCGCCATCATCGGCTGGAAGGTGGGCTGGTCCATGCTCCTGGGCGGGATCATCAACTACGGGGTGCTGGCTCCGAAGATGGCGGCGATCGGCGCCATCGATCCGAAGCTGGGCTACCGGGAGATCGTGCGCTGGAGCACCTGGACCGGCGCCTCGCTCATGGCCACTTCAGGCCTGTTCATGTTCGCCCTGCAGTGGCGCACCGTCCTGCGGGCCCTCTCCGGCATCACCGACATCTTCTTCCCCAAGGCGACCAAGGCCGTCGACCAGCTGGCGGGCATCGAGGTCCCCTCGTCGTGGTTCCTCACCGGGCTCGCGGTCTCCGGCCTGGGCTGCATGGCGGTGCTCAACTTCTCCTTCGGCACGAGCTGGTGGATGGGATTCGTGGCCGTGGCCATGACCTTCTTCCTCTCCATCGTGGCCTGCCGCGCCACGGGCGAGACGGACACCACGCCCATCGGAGCCATGGGCAAGATCACCCAGCTCATGTTCGGCGTGCTCGCCCCTTCGAACATCACCACCAACCTCATGACCGCCAGCGTCACGGCCGGCGCGGCCGGCGCCTCGGCGGACCTGCTGACCAGCCTCAAGACCGGCTACATCCTGGGCGCCAACCCGCGCAAGCAGTTCCTCTCCCAGCTCATCGGGGTCTTCGCGGGGCTGGTGGTGGTGGTCCCGGCCTTCTACGTGCTGGTGCCCACCGCTGAGGTGCTGGGCTCGGACAAGTGGCCCGCGCCCTCAGCCCAGATCTGGGCCGCGGTGGCGCGCCTGCTGGCCAACGGCTTCGAGGCCCTGCACCCGACGGCCCGCTGGGGCCTGCTCATCGGCGCTTTGCTGGGCATCCTGATACCGACCTTGGAGCGGCTCTTCCCGAAATACCACAAGTTCATCCCCTCGGCCATGGGCCTGGGCTTGGCCTTCGTGATCCCGTTCTACAACGTCCTCTCCATGTTCATCGGAGCGGCCATCACCACGGTCCTCGAGGTGAAGAAGCCGGCGCTCGCGGACAAGTACGTGGTCACCGTGGCCTCGGGGTTCATCGCGGGAGAGTCCCTGCTGGGCGTGGCCATAGCCCTGCTCTTCGCCACCGGGATACTGCACGGCTGA
- a CDS encoding 4Fe-4S binding protein codes for MAYKISEKCNACGTCFETCPSEAIVKAEPQYKIDAEKCIDCAACESACPEGAISAGS; via the coding sequence ATGGCTTACAAGATCAGCGAGAAGTGCAACGCGTGCGGGACCTGCTTTGAGACCTGCCCGTCCGAGGCCATCGTCAAGGCCGAGCCCCAGTACAAGATCGATGCGGAGAAGTGCATCGACTGCGCGGCCTGCGAATCGGCCTGCCCCGAAGGCGCCATCTCCGCCGGCTCCTAA
- a CDS encoding glycosyltransferase: MKLSIVIPAFNEEKLLAGCLRSAREAAAACGLADYEVVVCDNNSTDATARIAKEAGATVVFEPANRISRSRNAGAAAASGEWLLFIDADSLLSAATLRAMLAAAAGGRWVGGGSVIDFDRKPWWGVLAVRLWTLLSRSLKWAAGSFVFCRADAFRDVGGFPPDLAAGEEVGLSRDLKRWGKPRGLGFIILTGAPHVSSGRKFYLYSPWEFLALLLKIAKSPRRSLRDTAACKPLYDGRR; encoded by the coding sequence ATGAAGCTCTCCATCGTCATTCCCGCCTTCAACGAGGAGAAACTGCTGGCCGGCTGCCTGCGCAGCGCGCGCGAAGCGGCCGCGGCCTGCGGCCTCGCCGACTACGAGGTGGTGGTCTGCGACAACAACTCCACCGACGCCACGGCCCGCATCGCCAAAGAGGCCGGGGCCACGGTCGTCTTCGAGCCGGCCAACCGCATCTCGCGCTCGCGCAACGCGGGCGCGGCCGCGGCCTCGGGCGAGTGGCTGCTCTTCATCGACGCGGACTCGCTGCTGTCGGCCGCGACCCTGCGCGCGATGCTCGCGGCCGCGGCGGGCGGGCGCTGGGTGGGCGGCGGCTCGGTCATCGACTTCGACCGCAAGCCCTGGTGGGGCGTCCTGGCGGTCCGGCTCTGGACCTTGCTGTCCCGGAGCCTTAAGTGGGCCGCCGGCTCCTTCGTCTTCTGCCGCGCCGATGCCTTCCGGGACGTCGGGGGCTTTCCTCCCGACCTGGCCGCGGGCGAGGAAGTGGGCCTAAGCCGAGACCTCAAGCGCTGGGGCAAGCCCCGGGGCCTGGGCTTCATCATCCTCACCGGAGCCCCGCACGTCAGCTCAGGCCGGAAGTTCTATCTGTACAGCCCCTGGGAATTCCTGGCCCTGCTCCTGAAAATAGCGAAGTCCCCCAGACGCAGTCTGAGGGACACCGCAGCGTGCAAACCGCTCTACGACGGGCGCAGGTAG
- a CDS encoding SOS response-associated peptidase, translating into MCGRYTQCLDLKTLQERFHFTDAPADLKPRYNIAPTQDAPVIVDDNGRALRLYRWGLIPSWAKDPSIGHKMINARCETVCDMPSFREPFKHKRCLVIADGFYEWAKPPGAKTKTPMRIVLKSRKPFAMAGLYDHWKGPEGKELRTFTIITTPAAGALKAIHDRMPVILDPGAEDPWLDAKADPKDIRRLLIPCHDELLDAYEVSPLVNSPAHDAAACIEKVAGKP; encoded by the coding sequence ATGTGCGGCCGCTACACCCAATGCCTCGACCTCAAGACCCTCCAGGAGCGCTTCCACTTCACCGACGCCCCCGCTGACCTCAAGCCCCGCTACAACATCGCCCCCACCCAGGACGCCCCCGTCATCGTCGACGACAACGGCCGCGCCCTCCGGCTCTACCGCTGGGGCCTCATCCCCTCCTGGGCCAAAGACCCCTCCATCGGCCACAAAATGATCAACGCCCGCTGCGAGACCGTCTGCGACATGCCCAGCTTCCGCGAGCCCTTCAAGCACAAGCGCTGCCTCGTCATCGCCGACGGCTTCTACGAATGGGCCAAGCCCCCCGGCGCCAAGACCAAGACCCCCATGCGCATCGTCCTCAAGAGCCGCAAGCCCTTCGCCATGGCCGGCCTCTACGACCACTGGAAGGGCCCCGAGGGCAAGGAGCTCCGGACCTTTACCATCATCACGACCCCGGCCGCCGGCGCGTTAAAGGCCATCCACGACCGCATGCCCGTCATCCTCGACCCCGGCGCCGAGGACCCCTGGCTCGACGCCAAGGCCGACCCCAAGGACATCCGGCGGCTGCTGATCCCCTGCCATGACGAGCTGCTCGACGCCTACGAAGTCTCCCCCCTGGTCAACTCGCCCGCCCACGACGCCGCGGCCTGCATCGAGAAGGTCGCCGGCAAGCCTTAG
- a CDS encoding GIY-YIG nuclease family protein, with the protein MEIKLSEIYPIRNPEQYKLHLACWNGTHQPLDVFVRDRKEWEGWNRWCGTRNDFGRDFILAFIDFYPEKERWLFGGAYRVISRKPVRNDYGYRIELLAESKPFIGRLKLSLKRPGRAKAFNLEKYYNKFIVTEILAAPYTGEVFPGYDRIDVDFPRLEQVLHQRPDWRTALENAKGVYLITNRRNGKRYVGSAYGASGVLSRWECYIGTGHGYTDELTRLISRRGLKYAKRNFRFALLEYFSMKTDDDFIIQREKYWKDVLLSRERGYNRN; encoded by the coding sequence ATGGAAATCAAGCTGTCGGAAATCTACCCGATAAGGAATCCCGAACAGTACAAACTCCATCTGGCATGCTGGAATGGGACGCACCAACCGCTCGATGTCTTTGTACGCGATCGGAAGGAATGGGAAGGTTGGAACAGATGGTGTGGAACGAGAAATGATTTTGGTCGGGATTTCATCCTCGCCTTCATAGATTTCTATCCAGAGAAGGAGCGGTGGCTTTTCGGTGGAGCATATCGGGTCATTTCCCGAAAGCCAGTCAGGAATGACTATGGCTATAGGATTGAATTGCTGGCGGAGAGCAAACCATTCATCGGCCGTCTGAAATTGTCCTTGAAACGCCCCGGTCGAGCAAAAGCTTTCAACCTTGAGAAGTACTACAACAAGTTCATCGTTACTGAGATTCTCGCCGCGCCCTATACCGGCGAAGTTTTCCCCGGGTATGATCGCATCGATGTTGATTTTCCAAGGCTGGAGCAAGTCCTGCATCAACGTCCCGATTGGAGGACAGCCCTGGAGAATGCCAAAGGCGTGTATCTGATTACCAACAGACGGAACGGAAAGCGATACGTCGGCTCAGCGTATGGGGCATCTGGCGTCCTGTCCAGGTGGGAGTGCTATATTGGGACCGGGCACGGATATACTGACGAGCTGACAAGATTAATCTCCCGACGAGGATTGAAGTACGCTAAGAGGAATTTCCGGTTTGCACTACTGGAATATTTCTCTATGAAGACCGATGACGACTTCATCATTCAAAGAGAGAAATACTGGAAGGATGTGCTCCTCAGTCGCGAACGCGGCTACAATAGGAATTAA
- a CDS encoding DEAD/DEAH box helicase family protein yields MNEAETRAEHIDPALKAAGWGVVDGSRIRREYSITLGRIEGHGRRGKPLTADYVLEYRNTKLAAIEAKPYDAELTEGVGQAKNYAGKLAVRFAYSTNGRGFYRIDMDTGQEGEIPRFPTPDQLWDLTFAQVDAWRDRFTTVAYEDKGGSHPSRYYQDIAIDRALQAIAAGDNRLLLTLATGTGKTFIAFQIAWKLFHSRWNLSRDPSRRPRILFLADRNILADQAYNAFSAFPEDALVRISPADIRKKGKVPKNGSLFFTIFQTFMTGPIRDGKPSPYFGEYPPDFFDFIVIDECHRGGANDESNWRGIMEYFAPAVQLGLTATPRRTENADTYRYFGDPVYIYSLKEGINDGFLTPFKVREISSTLDEYVYTPDDTVVEGQIEAGKLYTETDFNKVIEIKEREAHRVKVFMDQIDQSEKTLVFCANQDHALAVRDLINQMKTSKDPNYCQRVTANDGDLGEQHLRDFQDNEKTIPTILTTSQKLSTGVDARNIRNIVLMRPINSMIEFKQIIGRGTRLYEDKAYFTIYDFVKAHLHFNDPEWDGEPLEPEICPKCGRRPCICKKTEPGPCPICGERPCKCDRGVCPKCGKRPCVCKKKAKVKLADGKARNIQHMTCTTFWHPDGTPMSAQQFLEMLFGKLPEFFKNEAELRAIWSAPDTRKRLLEGLAENGFGHEQLAEMQKIIDAENSDIFDVLAHVAYALPPVTREVRAANAKTDIGSHFSAKQQAFLDFVLQHYVSEGVDELDREKLTPLLRLKYHDSLADAVADLGRPEDIGRVFCGFQKYLYQRQSGS; encoded by the coding sequence ATGAACGAAGCCGAAACCCGCGCCGAGCACATCGACCCCGCCCTCAAAGCCGCCGGCTGGGGCGTCGTCGACGGCAGTCGCATCCGGCGCGAATATTCCATCACCCTCGGCCGCATCGAAGGCCACGGCCGCCGCGGCAAACCTCTCACCGCCGACTACGTCCTTGAATACCGCAACACCAAGCTCGCTGCCATCGAAGCCAAACCCTACGATGCAGAATTGACCGAGGGTGTGGGCCAGGCCAAGAACTACGCCGGCAAACTTGCCGTAAGATTCGCCTACTCCACCAACGGCCGCGGCTTCTACCGCATCGACATGGATACTGGACAGGAAGGCGAGATTCCCCGCTTCCCCACCCCGGATCAACTCTGGGACCTTACCTTTGCGCAGGTCGACGCCTGGCGAGACCGCTTCACCACCGTCGCCTACGAGGACAAAGGCGGCTCTCACCCAAGCCGCTATTATCAGGATATCGCCATCGACCGCGCGCTCCAAGCCATCGCCGCCGGGGACAACCGCCTACTGCTGACCCTCGCCACCGGCACCGGCAAGACTTTCATCGCCTTCCAAATCGCCTGGAAGCTCTTCCACTCCCGTTGGAATTTGAGTCGCGACCCCTCTCGCCGTCCGCGCATCTTGTTCCTGGCCGACCGCAACATCCTCGCAGACCAAGCTTACAATGCATTCTCAGCTTTCCCCGAGGACGCGCTCGTCCGCATCTCGCCCGCCGATATCCGCAAGAAGGGTAAGGTCCCCAAGAACGGCAGCCTATTCTTCACCATCTTCCAGACCTTCATGACCGGGCCAATCAGGGACGGCAAGCCCTCGCCCTACTTCGGCGAATATCCCCCCGACTTCTTCGACTTCATCGTCATAGACGAATGCCATCGCGGCGGTGCCAACGATGAGAGCAACTGGCGCGGCATTATGGAATACTTCGCCCCCGCCGTGCAGCTGGGCCTCACAGCCACCCCTCGCCGCACGGAGAACGCCGACACCTACCGCTACTTCGGCGACCCGGTCTACATCTATTCGCTCAAGGAAGGGATTAACGATGGCTTCCTGACGCCGTTCAAGGTCAGGGAGATATCCAGCACTCTCGACGAATATGTCTATACCCCGGACGACACCGTGGTGGAGGGTCAGATCGAGGCCGGCAAGCTCTATACAGAAACCGATTTCAACAAGGTCATCGAGATCAAGGAGCGCGAGGCCCATCGGGTCAAGGTGTTCATGGACCAGATCGATCAGAGCGAGAAGACCCTGGTTTTCTGCGCCAACCAAGACCATGCCCTGGCCGTACGCGACCTGATCAACCAGATGAAGACCAGCAAGGACCCGAACTATTGCCAGAGGGTCACGGCCAATGACGGCGACCTTGGCGAGCAGCATCTGCGCGATTTCCAGGACAACGAGAAGACCATCCCCACCATCCTGACCACCTCGCAAAAGCTCTCGACCGGGGTGGACGCCCGCAACATTCGCAACATCGTCCTGATGCGTCCAATCAACTCCATGATCGAGTTCAAGCAGATCATCGGGCGCGGCACGCGGCTTTACGAGGACAAGGCCTATTTCACGATCTACGACTTCGTGAAGGCTCACCTTCATTTCAACGACCCCGAATGGGACGGCGAGCCGCTTGAACCCGAGATATGCCCAAAATGCGGCCGCCGCCCGTGCATATGCAAGAAAACAGAACCGGGACCTTGCCCGATCTGCGGTGAACGCCCCTGCAAATGTGATCGGGGGGTCTGCCCGAAATGCGGCAAACGCCCGTGCGTCTGCAAGAAGAAGGCGAAGGTGAAGCTGGCCGATGGGAAGGCTCGGAACATTCAGCACATGACTTGCACGACCTTCTGGCATCCTGACGGCACACCCATGTCCGCACAGCAGTTCTTGGAGATGTTATTCGGCAAATTGCCAGAGTTCTTCAAGAATGAAGCCGAGCTTCGGGCAATATGGAGCGCCCCTGACACGCGCAAGAGGCTTTTGGAAGGACTGGCCGAGAATGGATTCGGCCACGAGCAACTAGCCGAGATGCAGAAGATCATCGACGCCGAGAATAGCGACATCTTTGACGTGCTCGCGCACGTGGCCTATGCTCTGCCCCCCGTCACTCGCGAGGTCCGCGCAGCGAATGCGAAGACCGATATCGGCTCCCATTTCAGTGCCAAGCAGCAGGCCTTCCTCGATTTTGTACTGCAGCATTATGTCAGCGAAGGTGTTGATGAACTCGACCGAGAGAAGTTGACGCCGCTGCTCCGCCTGAAGTACCACGACTCCCTAGCGGACGCTGTGGCCGACCTTGGCCGGCCGGAGGACATCGGCCGGGTTTTCTGCGGCTTCCAAAAATATCTCTACCAACGCCAATCAGGCTCATGA
- a CDS encoding restriction endonuclease subunit S encodes MTRGWRTTKIGDVCHLVTGGTPSRAKPEYFGGGIKWLVSGDIHKKEITDCEGRITEAGMRNSNAKLLPVNSVLIALNGQGRTRGTVALLRTRATCNQSLVSISPTDPKGLLPEYLYANLHGRYEEIRRMTGDDGNERRGLTMRLIREIEIPIAPLSKQRRIVGMLDKAFAGVATAKANAEKNFQNVRGLFRSHLNSIFSKRGKGWLEDRVGAICDVKHGFAFDGAEFSSGVPKGNPLIVTPGNFTEDGKLLFNEKNTKRFRGRPLPEFLFRVGDLVVVMTDLSSKMKILGKPAFVETDNVLHNQRIGRVVFSNDRLEKRFLYYFMMTDCFLTNIKRSATGTMVKHTAPKRILSNLIPFPVDRTEQRAIIAQLDSLHQETKHLESVYRQKLASLEELKDSLLHQAFSGIL; translated from the coding sequence ATGACTAGGGGATGGCGGACAACGAAAATTGGCGACGTCTGCCATCTGGTCACGGGCGGAACGCCGAGCAGGGCCAAGCCAGAATATTTTGGCGGCGGCATCAAATGGCTAGTTTCTGGTGATATCCACAAGAAGGAAATCACCGATTGCGAAGGCAGGATAACAGAAGCCGGCATGCGCAACTCCAATGCAAAGCTTCTTCCCGTAAACTCGGTATTGATTGCGCTGAACGGCCAAGGCAGGACGCGGGGAACGGTCGCCTTGTTGCGAACGCGAGCGACCTGCAATCAGTCGCTGGTTAGTATTTCTCCAACAGATCCGAAGGGACTTCTCCCGGAATATCTATACGCCAACCTCCACGGCCGGTATGAAGAAATCCGGCGGATGACCGGCGATGACGGGAACGAACGACGCGGACTTACTATGCGACTCATTAGGGAGATTGAAATCCCAATCGCGCCACTGTCCAAACAACGGCGCATCGTTGGCATGCTCGACAAAGCTTTTGCCGGCGTCGCAACGGCCAAAGCGAATGCCGAGAAGAACTTCCAAAATGTCCGCGGGCTGTTCAGGAGCCATCTCAATTCGATCTTTTCCAAACGGGGTAAGGGCTGGTTGGAAGACCGAGTTGGCGCAATCTGTGATGTGAAGCATGGCTTTGCCTTTGATGGCGCGGAGTTCTCCAGTGGCGTCCCCAAGGGCAATCCGCTGATTGTCACCCCGGGAAACTTCACAGAGGATGGCAAGCTCCTATTCAACGAGAAGAACACTAAACGATTTCGCGGCAGACCACTTCCCGAGTTCCTATTCCGCGTGGGCGACTTGGTTGTTGTGATGACCGACCTCTCGTCGAAGATGAAGATTCTCGGCAAACCAGCCTTCGTCGAGACCGACAACGTGCTGCATAATCAGCGGATAGGCCGGGTGGTTTTTTCCAACGACCGTCTCGAAAAGCGTTTCCTCTACTATTTCATGATGACCGATTGCTTCCTGACAAATATCAAGAGGTCGGCGACTGGAACAATGGTAAAACACACAGCGCCGAAACGCATCTTGAGCAATTTGATCCCATTCCCTGTTGACCGGACGGAACAGCGAGCAATCATAGCTCAGCTCGACTCCTTACACCAAGAGACCAAGCATCTCGAGTCCGTATACCGACAGAAACTTGCCTCCCTGGAGGAACTAAAGGACTCACTCCTGCACCAAGCCTTCAGCGGAATCCTTTAG